The Ziziphus jujuba cultivar Dongzao chromosome 5, ASM3175591v1 genome segment aataaacatttttctgaattttgattttaattttatggacAGTATGGATACTGTGATGCTTACcatgtggaatcaatttgtgaACAATGAATGTactcaaattttgaatattatgaatAGAAAACCAATCATAATTGGATGTCGACTTAAAGTTAGCTCATATAATGGTATGTTCCCTTAATGACTACACTACAATTGATGttatttttgaacaatttttatgtaattaaaatagtcagcaattttctaaattagtttttattaattcaattttttacatgcatatttgtattatttatatcattatacAGGTATCTCACTTTCAACCAAATCCTCCAGTTCGTTTGTTATTGAACTGGAGATACCACAAGCAGCTGCTTTATCAATTTGGTAAACTAATATTGGAGTTTAAATTTAGAacaatttttcttgtataaaaaataaaaatagcaataattaatttgagcaATTGCAGGTATAATACTAATGCTGAAAAGGCCATGGACATAATATGTGGAAGGATTGGTCTTGAGACAAAGTCACTGTCTACACTTCCTTCTGCTGAGGACATCGTTACCATTAAAATGATAGATAATCAACTTAATACGATAAATTTCTTgactattattttgtttataattattaacaacTATAATATTAAGATATGTTTGTACTTTTCATTATGTAAACAGAAGAGAAGTTTTTGGATCAATGGTCACATCAAAGTGACAAATTTGATTCAACATTTTTGGTACTTAAGCTGTGAAAAATGCACAAAAACAACTGGATATGAATTTGAACAGAGGTTTAACTGCTTGTATTGTAGACATGATCAAGTTAAAGCTATGCCAAGGTATGCACAcaaatatttgttgttattattattactattattattgttattattacccAATTATGCAATCATCATTATATGATAGTAACTAACAACTACTGGGTTTTTTTCCCCATTAAAAACACACTAATTAATTATGCATGAAGAATTTATAATCAAtgatattgtatttttcatcttAGGTGTGAAACATAAGATAAAGCTTTGATCTAAATGAACAAGACaagaataaaacagaaaaaagatatGATTATACCTTGTACTGATCGATTTGTACATTTGTTGAGCCCCATAGCAATCACCCCATTCTACAACTTTTGCTCATTTGTCAATATGCTGcatttaaaagcaaaaacagGCTACATTATGATTGAGGATCATGCTTGCTAGCCAAAATAACGAGATTTGTTGCAAGAAAAACTCCACTGTCTTTTGAGTATTTTCGAATATTTAGTTGCCATAATGATAGAGAtccacaaaaattaataattgaaattaatcatcattatttgaaactcaaaaatcaaacttaaacaGAGATTGTGTTTAAGAATTGGaacacaaaacaaagaaaaataacaaaatgagcCATCTTTTGTGTTACTTTAATATCCCATAAACCAAAAGCAGCTTACTTGATCATTTTTCTGCCATCATCTATAAAGAGTTAAGCATGTTCCATTTGACCACTAACCAAATCCAACGTAAAAACTATGCACCATTTAACAGCTATCAAATatcttggggggggggggggggggagaagaaATTCAGCATACTTATAATCCTAGGAATTTTCATTTATAGTTTAGTAAGCAAAATATAGGACTCAATAAATTTTTGTTCTCTAAATACTTAGCTTATCTTTGTCATATAGATTATTACTTCATCACCTTTTATTGTAATCCATTAGGTTAATGCCTCAATCTTTGCCTCTGCTCTCTCCACCCAGTGCCACTTCAATTTTGTATAATGTGAAATACTTTATTCAGTTATAGTATAAGacatttcatattatttattttatgattaattataacTTCTAACTGgtaattcttcttttattcaGGTGCCGAGTTACTGTTGATTTGATAGATGAGTCTTCATTTTTGAATGCTACATTGTTCGGAAATCAAGAAATTTCTTGGTTGCACTACATATGAGTTGATGAATAAATCTGATGGGGTAATATAATTCTTTTCATATGTGTTTGTGGAAATGACTGGTCAGTTTTAACTTGTTCtctgaaaaaacatatataaatgatgtaaaTGCTTATGTGAGTACTAACTgtgaatctttcttttttttaggattctgttaaagatattgaaaaaattgccACATTATCCAGTAGTCATAAGCTTCTATTTCAAGTTAAAGCATCTAAACATGAATATCGTGATATTACAAGATGGAAATACACAATCCTTTCTGTTTGTGATACTATTTCAAAAGAAATCAACACATTAACACAAACAGATACTTCAAATGATGCTGAAGTTAGTCAAGTTTTAGAAATTGTTGAAGAGCAAAGTGGAAAATCATTAGGCATAACTGAATTGAGAGGTATGAACATGTTTGATACATTATATCTTAAGTGAAATTACATGAGCTTTTATTTAATGTtctaatgcatatatattacaacTTTCAAAATCAGATATATCTGGAAGTGTTGACAATGCTAAGATAGAGCAAATTAGCAATGAAGATAAAGTCCTAGCTGATTTGGTTTCAAAGCCTACTGCAAGAAACAATGCAACAAAGAAACTAAAGCTGATGATTTCCAAAAGTGCAGGTGAGGCAGATCCAATAGCGCTGAATGTTGAAAGTTCTCATTTAGAATTTGGTGAAGAGGGTAGGAAGCAATTTGCCAAGCTTAAAGACAATGTTTAATTTGTTATCATGGGAACCATCTTTTTGTTAATGTGGACATGATAGATTACTATCAGTTCATAAGTAGATTATTATCAGTCTTTTGTGAACTTATAGCATATTTAGACTATATTATGATAGTaacactaatattattattttgtacattgcaagatgtaatagaaaattgatttacgtataacctaatacatttctattaaatcttgcaatttATCTTAGGAAGATAGCAATGATGCTAAGATAGTTTCATCTATGACACAAGTATTTTGTGACAACTTTTTGTTTAACGAAAATAAAATAGTCATTATGAGTTTTTAAGATTGTACTTATATTTCTtatgatcattttttattttttgtatttcttttagttaatatataaatccatgaataaattaaatttcatgataatgtactagaatcaaaataaattgtttatgttttaattagttttaaaattaatttattctcactaaatatctaaaatatctcAATATTGATTggtgtataaaaaaataaaaaaaattgaaaggatgAAGCTAGAATCTAATTACGAACaataatggtttttgtttttttagattttCTGCTTTTCTAGATTTTCTGTTCATCTAAGAATTGGAAGTTTTCTtacttcaaaattatattatgagatttgggtattaaatttatgaaaaacttgggagaaaatgattaatttctttatgtttgttaataatttaagattaaatccttctaaaaaaattgaaaaatgttaattaaaaaaactaatttaacaactttttaattcaaacttttccaaattacttaaaagctattaaacattcaaatttaATCCAAACCATGTGCATCGCACGCGGCCATACCTAGTATATGCTATAAGCGAGAAGATGAGCGaattttttgtccaatttttctATTCATTTTGGTTTAAAAACGGCATTCCCCCATgcgttttgccttttttttttccatgtgtcAAAAGCTGGTTGCACCCTC includes the following:
- the LOC125422962 gene encoding replication protein A 70 kDa DNA-binding subunit B-like gives rise to the protein MVREVKLINDIQAQQKGWTVKVVVIEKGMPRVSKSSPNKYQRLILADEEIVQNNLQWTINGRTIVEEVIGDSEIIVLVVYSFVPFSRLHTYIDFLSQVDVIGIAIEIKPKKEIIMSDGLEIVQEMTLMNDNMDTVMLTMWNQFVNNECTQILNIMNRKPIIIGCRLKVSSYNGISLSTKSSSSFVIELEIPQAAALSIWYNTNAEKAMDIICGRIGLETKSLSTLPSAEDIVTIKMIDNQLNTINFLTIILFIIINNYNIKICLYFSLCKQKRSFWINGHIKVTNLIQHFWYLSCEKCTKTTGYEFEQRFNCLYCRHDQVKAMPRCET
- the LOC125423108 gene encoding uncharacterized protein LOC125423108, translating into MLHCSEIKKFLGCTTYELMNKSDGDSVKDIEKIATLSSSHKLLFQVKASKHEYRDITRWKYTILSVCDTISKEINTLTQTDTSNDAEVSQVLEIVEEQSGKSLGITELRDISGSVDNAKIEQISNEDKVLADLVSKPTARNNATKKLKLMISKSAGEADPIALNVESSHLEFGEEGRKQFAKLKDNV